GCAGCAGTTTTCCGCTGGTTGAACTGCGTGTGGCCTGAATTCGCTCTAGTGCGTTCCCGTATTTATCTGTTTTATTAATTGATACCGGATTGATCAATGTGTACTGGTAATTGTTGGAAGGCCCCGACTGATATCCTCTGGCCTGCCAGACTTCGTCAACACTCGAACCTTGCTTGTAAACATTCCAGGTGGCAGTTCGAATGGATGTTGTCTGACCATTGATGTCGATCGAATGCGCAGGTCCCAGAACTTGAGTGACTCGTCCCAGATCGTCTACTTCGTAATCGGTCACCAGGTTCTTTCCCCCGTTTGAGGGAGTGACCCAGCCCGCGGGTTCGTCAGTCTGCTGGGTTGTATCCACGTCTTCAATTAATTGGATGAGCGCTCCGGTCGTATTGTCGTAGACCATTTTGGTAATGAAGCCGAGTTCATCTTTCACCCAGGTCAGGTTGTCTTCCGTGTCGTGGACTTCGATTCTGGTGTTGGCGGTTCCAGATCCGTTCTGAGAGGTGGAAATGACGGGCAGGGTGATTGTTTTTTGTTTTACCTGCAAGGTTCCCGTATGGAACGTGTAAGAATAGCTCGCCGAAATGGTTGTCGATTGATTCGATTCGTCCGGGTAGGAAATTTCTTTGGAGGGCAGATAGATGGTATTCCCATTTGCCGAATGAGATGAATATTCGGTTTTACTGAGTTTGATGGGCGTTCCATTTTCGCCATTCTGTATTTTTGTGAAAGAGGGATAGCCTTCTGCGGCTCCCGATCCCGTGGTTGTATAAAAGTCATACAGATGAATCAGGCCGGTGCTGTTATTCAAGTACTGATAGCTGCCACCGGAATAGTGCAGGAGATCGGTGTACTGTTCGTCGTATCCGGAGATCGCCGAAGGTTCTGCCTGCAGAATGACCCGTCCGTTTCCATCATACTTTTTAAACCAGCACCATTCATCATTCCCGGATTTCTTGACCTCAAGCATCGTTTGCCCTGCACCGTTGAAATACAGAATATTCTGGCTGGAATCGGGCAGAGTCTGAACGGTTTTCTTGACCCAGGAATTGGGGTTGTAGGTTGTTGAGCCACCGCTAGTCGATGAGCTTGTGGCAGGATTTTCGGTATAGCTGAAGGTAAAGGTGAGTGCGCCCCCTTTATTTCGTTCCAGCACGACGCGCTGGGAAGTATCGAACTCGAAATAATTGTCGGCATACTGGGCGATTGTCGTATTTGAAGTCGTTAGTGGATCGATACTGTCGCTGACCATTTGCTCGTAGGAACCGGGCAGGACGACATACTTGAGCCCGTGCTTAAAACCGTCGGATTCGTTGTCTTTATAGTAACGATAGTAAGTAGTTCCCTGGTCGATCCAGGCACTTGTATCGGTGTCCCATTTTTGGATGGAGACCGTTTTTAAGTCGTTCAGAGAGCCGTTGTCTGAACTGCCGTCATAGTAAGTGTAGTTGGCTTTGGCGATATTCGTCACGTTTTCAGACGGATCAGTTACCTGTAGAAAACAGGCAGTAATTTGTCCGGCATGAGCGCCCTGACTTTCGGTGGTATAAGTGAAACGTTGGGTAAACGTTCCCGCCTGGAGTGTGATCGATCGTTCGACGCTGAAACTGGAAGTGGTCCTGACGACCGTTGTTTCATTGCCTCCCGGACTGCGGGAGTAGATGAGTTTTCCATAATTGCTGGTATCATCGTACCCATGAAATTTACTGTATGTGCCGTCCGGAGACAGCAGGTAAAACACTTCATTCACATCGTCATAAGTAAGTCGTTCCAGGTTTCCATTAAGTGTGGTAAACAGACCGGTCTCAAGGTCTTTATCAAAATAGATCACGTTGTTCATATTCCCCACCAGCGCATATCTGGTGATGGTGACACTGACGATCTGAGACAGGTAAGGCAGACACCAGCAGTATCCATTACCCATGTTGACATTTCGGGCCAACTGATTGGAGTAGCTTCGTTCGTGTGCCCAGTATTGACCGAAGCCGCGGCTGGCTACGTCGACGGCCTGTAGTTGAATTTGTCCGTCGACATAGCGAATGGGGTCATTTGAAACATCACCGCAGCCGCCCACTTCGGTTCTGGGTTCGGGAGTGTCATCCTCGGCGGTGCTGGAACTGCTGCCGCCTCCCTCACTGCCGCCACCATCGCCGCCGCTCCCACCACTTCCGCCGCTACCGAGACTTCCGCCTGACTCTGAGGATTCAGAAGAAGTCGAAGTTGAGCTTTCGGAACCAGAGCCGGAATCAGATTCACCCATGCCGGCCATCATGGCAAACTGATTTTCGCTCAATTCAGGAGCGATGTAGAAGGCACTTCTTTCTGGAACGGAAGGAGAAAACGTGACCAGAATTTCTTTGGGCCAACCTTGGGCGATCGAGGAGTCTGCCGGGAAATCCGAATCAAGAAACAATTTAATGGTGTTAAAGAGTCCTTGAATACCTACTGCAGACCACTGGGGTCCTTGAACATTTCCTTCAAGGCCGAACCAGACCTCAAACAGACCATTCTTATTTTGTGTCGCGCTGAAAACCGCTGTGGATAAACCATTGGTGTCAGAAAACTCTTGTTCCCAGAGGCAGCGTTTCGATCCGAGATGCATTAGTTTTAAATCAAACGATTGATTAGAGGGAGTCAGGTGGGATGCAGCTCCATTGAGAGAGACCTGAATCTGTTTTGAAACGTTGTTCTGCCATGCTGTTGTTTGGGTGTTGCCGTTCATTTTCGTCCTTGAATTTGAAAAGTAGAGATAGATGATCTCAGTGATTTTGTTTTTAAGTCGAGCCCTAAAAAGTTCCATTGGGCCGGGAGCCCGTGATGTTTTTATTTAGTGCCGCATTTATGGTTGGGAATTTATTCGCGGGCGGCACTCCGACAAGACCAGGGAACGAAAATATTCAAGACGGATGGGACCGGATGAGCACTGCGTCAGATGACTGGTGTCATCAATAAAAAAGCTCAATCTGCCCTGGACCCATGGCAAGCCGTTTCAATGCGGTTCAAAATGTGTCGCAAGAGAGGGGTGTCGAATGATCGACTCGACTAAAAAAACTGCTGAAACCAGCAGGTTTAAGAGAGTTTTGGTAGGGCTATCGGGGTGAGTATTAGCGAATCTGCACCCGAATAACGCGACAATTCACTGACACGCAAAAAATAGTCAGCAGGGGATCAAGTTCCTATTTCAGGACTGAAGAATCAGGTGTGGATGGTTTGGCTGATTCATCCAGTCGCAAAAAAAGTATGTCGTTGTAATACGACTTACTGTGTGTCGTTTCAGAGCGGAGCGAGATTCTTTCTCTGATCACGTTTTGATTGTGCTGCCACCGTATCTTAAGGCGGTAAAAAAAGATCTGCGCTGGTTTTAATCTCTTTGTTAAAAGAATCATAAAGGCAGATTACGGTAAAAAAATGCATCCTAAGTGTGACATGTAAGGTGTGACATACGCTATCAATAAAAACCCTAATAATGTTTAGGTATCTATATTTGTGGATTCGATTAATTTTTTGAAAAACGAAAATGAGGTATAGATTCAATCCTGGAAGATTAAAAGGGGTCAGGACCAATCCTAGTGGACCTGACCCTCATTTCTTTCCCAGGGTTGTGACGTTTTCTTCGTTTGTTCATCAAAAGTTCTCCTCGTCTAAAGGACGCTAAGAACCGTCATAACAATTGGATCAGTTTTTGAAAAGCAGACCACAACGACAATCCGAACGACTCCGTCGAGTACAAGGAACGAAAACACAGCCACTACACTAACACCGCTTCGGCTAATCTACGTATTGATTCGTCTGACATTTTCTTACTTATTGGTAAAGAGACCAATGGGTAAAAAAATAAAATGTATAGAATTTAATCACATAGTAAAGAGAGTAGCAATGACTCTTCTATTTACAGGATTAATTTCGAGGTGCCTGAATGAACAAATTTCTTTGCAAAAACAATACCTTGCTTGCATATTTCATCTTCTGGTCTAGTTTCTTGCTACTTACTGTCCTTGATTATTTATTAATTAGAGTAATTGGAATGGATTTGGAAGTGGCACCTGGAGAAGTATATCTATATCCAGATAAAATCTTAGGACCTCTTTTTGGGGCTCTAGCATTTTCTTCTACTCTGCTACTACTAGTCTCTTCTTTTTACATAAAATTAACGAAGTCTAAAGTTATCAACGCATTTCTTGCTGTAGTATTTTTCTTACTCCAAGTAATCTCTAATTATATTATTTATATTTTTTTTATTATCATTTACTTTCAGTACATTCTAGGAAGATCTTTAGACGGAGTTCTCTATCAATAAAACAGGCCAAATGGACAATGAAGCTCAACTAAAATTTTCTATCACGAAAACACAAATGAGGTTTGGTCTCACTTCTAGTGGACTTGGCCCCTTATTTATTGCTAACTTTCCTGCTGCAAGCAATGATTCATTTCACTCTACTTGCATTAATAATTCTGTATTTGATTTTCCAGGAAGATTCATAAGATACAAAAATGCGCAGAAGTTTTTTCCAGTTCCCCTACCCGCTTAATAGTCATCACATGAATATTCTCAGTGTTATTATGATTTTGGCAGGATGCTGGATTGTCGCAATGAATTGGCTGGTGGCATGGAAAATCTGGGTTGCAAAGGAAGAGGCACCATCATGGGTACCGATTGTGGGCGGCGCTTTGGTTTCCTTCGGACTCTGGCTCCAGCCTTACGAATCCCTCTCTAGTTGGTGGTGGATCGGTCTTCTTGTAGATTATGGCTGCATCTTCGGCTTCGCTCACACAATCTGGTATTGGATACAATACCTAAGAAGGCATTCAGAAGACGATTCGAAAGGGTCAAACCCGTAGATGAACACAAAAAGGGTCTGGTTTCTGTTCCAAGAGACCTGCCCCCTTATTTCTTGCCCACGCCTATCTCTTTCAAAACTTTATATCAATCGCGTGATATTCTGGTGATTCTCTTGCCTCATTCAGTAATCGTCCCCCACGTTTATTTAGGGTGCGAATCTGTCTCGTACTGAGCTGAACAATGAGCGCTGACTTGATCTTGCAGCAAGGCTGGATATGCCAGAAATTAAGAAACGGTTACGGGAGTCCCTCTAAATTCAGACTCGCACTCTCGATATCAGGCACCCGGATTTCGTCATCAGTCTCCCCTTCACCAGCCAAAGGATTGGCCTGCCCTATGGAACCACGCAAGATCATTCTAAGCAACTCCCTCAGCCCCGGCGATATTGTCATGTTGACGGCGACGCTCCGGGACCTGCATCGAGCCTACCCGGGACGCTTTCTGACAGATGTCCGCACTACCGCGATGCAGATCTGGGAGAATAATCCTTACATCACTCCCCTCGATCCTGGGGAGCCGGGCGTGACGACGATTAAAATGCAGTATCCCCTGGTCCATCAATCGAATCGCAGTTCCTTCCATTTCATTCATGGGTTTACGCAGTACCTGGAGAAACAGCTGGATTTGAAAATTCCGGTCACGAACTTTCACGGAGACATCCATCTGACAGAACAGGAAAAACGCTGGATGTCGCAAGTGCGGGAGACCGGCTTTCAGGGAAACTACTGGATTATGATGGCCGGCGGTAAATACGATTTCACCGCCAAGTGGTGGAATCCCGCGTTTTACCAGCAGGTTGTCGACCATTTTCGGGGTCGAATTCAATTCGTGCAGTGCGGCGAAGCAAAACATTTTCACCCTCCGTTAGAGGGCGTGATCAATTTGATTGGTAAAACCGACACGCGTCAGTTCATCCGACTGATGTATCACGCGGATGGCGTGGTCTGCCCGGTGACGTTTGCCATGCATCTGGCCGCCGCGGTGGAAACGAAACGAGGAAAACCGAAAAACCGGGCTGCCGTCGTTCTGGCTGGAGGCAGAGAACCCGCGCAGTGGGAAGCCTATCCGCATCACCAGTTCATCAACACCAACGGCGCCTTGCGATGTTGTGATCAGGGAGGCTGCTGGAAATCACGCTGTCAGCCGGTCGACGATAACGACCCCAAAAACCAGGATCTATGTCTCTACCCGGTTCAAGTCACTGAGGATCTGCAGATCCCCAAATGCATGAACATGATCGCACCACAGGATGTCATTCGACGCATTGAAATGTATTTCGAAGGTGGCGCCCTTCAATACAATCAGCCCCAAGTCGAACGAAATTCATTCGAACGCCGTGAAGTACAAGCTGTCTGAAGCAGTACCTCTCACTGTTGTTCCCATCCTGAGAAAGAGACACAACCGATGCAGCCGCGTTCTACCTTCATCACGGTCACCGACTACGCATTTTTTCCCGGCACACTAGCCACCGTGAACAGTGTTTTACACTATCACCCCGATACCACCATCCATGTGGTGATCAATGAGAAAAACCCGCTCACCGCACCACAAATCGAATGCCTGCAAGCGGACGAACATGTGAAGCTGATCAGCTCGCGCGCGCTGGAAAAAAAATCCCGCTTTATCAATGCCTGGGAACTGAAAGCCTACGCCTGTGAAGACCTCTGTGAAGGATATGACGTCGTCATCGGCATCGATTCAGACTGTCTGTTGTGCAGCAATGTTGATGATGTAATCGAACGCTGTCAGCAAACGGGCGGTTTTCTGGGAGGCGCCGACGGCAACGGTGCTGATTATGGTCTGCCCTATCAGGTCTATGGAATCAAAGCCCCGGTGCACAACCCCAAGTACATGAGCACCTCTCTGTTTTTCTGTGCGGTCACAGAGCAGAATCGACAGATTCTAAAAAAATGGAGCGAGTGCTGTAACGCCGCTGAGTTCAATAGCCAGGGGCCGTGCCCCGGGCACGGTGATCAGGGAGTCTTGAATGCAATCCTGTTTGCCGCCGGGCGAACTGATGAAATCAAACTGCTGCCGAATCATCTCTGGAGTCAACACTGGGCTTACTGGAACTCCATCATCAACTTCCGGAACGGTCAGTTTATCAACTGCTCATTGAATAATGCGCCGCAACGCGCGTTTCATTGTGGAGGCGCAGAAAAATACTGGTCACAGGGCCATCGCGACAAGATTCTCAAGGAACATGCTTTACAGACCTATCCTTACATCTGGTTTCTGACGATGTTCTGGTTTGGAAAATGCAGCCAA
This genomic interval from Gimesia alba contains the following:
- a CDS encoding glycosyltransferase family 9 protein, with protein sequence MEPRKIILSNSLSPGDIVMLTATLRDLHRAYPGRFLTDVRTTAMQIWENNPYITPLDPGEPGVTTIKMQYPLVHQSNRSSFHFIHGFTQYLEKQLDLKIPVTNFHGDIHLTEQEKRWMSQVRETGFQGNYWIMMAGGKYDFTAKWWNPAFYQQVVDHFRGRIQFVQCGEAKHFHPPLEGVINLIGKTDTRQFIRLMYHADGVVCPVTFAMHLAAAVETKRGKPKNRAAVVLAGGREPAQWEAYPHHQFINTNGALRCCDQGGCWKSRCQPVDDNDPKNQDLCLYPVQVTEDLQIPKCMNMIAPQDVIRRIEMYFEGGALQYNQPQVERNSFERREVQAV
- a CDS encoding class I SAM-dependent methyltransferase, which gives rise to MQPRSTFITVTDYAFFPGTLATVNSVLHYHPDTTIHVVINEKNPLTAPQIECLQADEHVKLISSRALEKKSRFINAWELKAYACEDLCEGYDVVIGIDSDCLLCSNVDDVIERCQQTGGFLGGADGNGADYGLPYQVYGIKAPVHNPKYMSTSLFFCAVTEQNRQILKKWSECCNAAEFNSQGPCPGHGDQGVLNAILFAAGRTDEIKLLPNHLWSQHWAYWNSIINFRNGQFINCSLNNAPQRAFHCGGAEKYWSQGHRDKILKEHALQTYPYIWFLTMFWFGKCSQWKTDPCQYLPDASQHLVQDLIDFLPQIIQVYPEARRLWDELDEPVLDRIVSGVHRMLSLQGGSMSELIELVKSNPEIKRYVEVGSYEGGSIMTLGVRFAHRDMDFYSVESFMGNMNGTMDGHSLPSRTRYLETLSRFPSTRVKLIPGDSRYAVNLFDHASLDFVFIDACHDSAAVLCDIGVWQQKVKPGGIIAGDDYGWDSVKAAVHEKLGEVQSTPTGHIWWTRVA